A genomic stretch from Anaerolinea thermophila UNI-1 includes:
- a CDS encoding SDR family NAD(P)-dependent oxidoreductase: protein MKVQNKVFVVTGGGSGIGRALVLGLLARGARVAAVDLNPATLQETANLAGEKQANLSTHVANIAQREAVEALPAQVIERHGAVDGLINNAGIIHPFVKVNDLTYDVIERVMNVNFYGTLYMIKTFLSYLLQRPEAHIANVSSMGGFVPVPGQTLYGASKAAVKLLTEGLRSELMDTPVKVSVIFPGAVGTNIAANSGVNIQSHGGQSSRAMKVLQPEEAARIILDGIEQDRARILVGSDSTFMDRLSRLSPERAAKLIYQQMKSLLAG, encoded by the coding sequence ATGAAAGTACAGAATAAGGTCTTTGTCGTCACCGGCGGGGGGAGCGGCATTGGGCGGGCGCTGGTGCTGGGCTTGCTCGCCCGCGGCGCGCGCGTTGCCGCCGTAGATCTCAACCCCGCCACCCTGCAGGAAACCGCCAACCTGGCGGGGGAGAAGCAAGCCAATCTCTCCACCCACGTTGCCAACATCGCCCAGCGCGAGGCCGTCGAAGCCCTGCCCGCCCAGGTGATCGAACGCCACGGCGCGGTGGACGGGCTGATTAACAACGCCGGCATCATCCACCCATTTGTCAAGGTCAACGATTTGACCTACGACGTCATCGAGCGGGTGATGAACGTCAATTTTTACGGCACGCTCTACATGATTAAGACATTTTTGTCCTACCTGCTCCAGCGACCCGAGGCACACATCGCCAACGTCTCCAGCATGGGGGGGTTTGTCCCCGTGCCGGGGCAGACCCTCTACGGCGCCAGCAAGGCGGCGGTCAAACTGCTCACCGAGGGACTGCGCTCCGAACTGATGGACACGCCCGTCAAGGTCAGCGTAATTTTCCCTGGCGCGGTCGGCACGAACATCGCCGCCAACTCGGGGGTGAACATTCAGAGCCACGGCGGGCAGAGTTCGCGCGCCATGAAGGTGCTTCAGCCGGAAGAAGCCGCGCGCATTATCCTTGACGGCATTGAGCAGGACCGCGCCCGCATTCTGGTGGGTTCAGATTCCACCTTTATGGACCGCCTCTCGCGCCTCAGCCCGGAGCGCGCCGCCAAACTGATTTACCAGCAGATGAAATCGCTCCTGGCAGGGTAA